In Scomber japonicus isolate fScoJap1 chromosome 21, fScoJap1.pri, whole genome shotgun sequence, one DNA window encodes the following:
- the ppp1r16a gene encoding protein phosphatase 1 regulatory subunit 16A: protein MAADHGELLAEMSTIGRLSATERLKHAQKRRAQQLKAWAQMEKDTARGSKAKADKKKGRTTRVKFPNAVTLLDAAARNDVEEVRELLNSGISPDLVNEDGLTALHQCCIDDFVEIVQCLLDAGACVNASDSELWTPLHAAATCGHTGLVQLLIQAGANLIAVNADGNMPYDLCEDEATLELLEMVMAEQGITQDRIDECRGAKEIGMLADIQALVQSGVDLNTQDNNGATLLHIASANGYVSVAELLLEHRAKVEVKDCDGWTPLHAASCWGQIQMVELLVAHGASLNTKSVLEETPLDVCMDDEVRAKLMDLKHKHDAIMKSQDRQKGTLQRRASSTGSRGKVVRRVSVNERSSLYRREHHKEAMVWQERGRQPEPQDDDEDRQTNNELNQHDTTAAGSAATSRLEEIETADRKVMSSLGNGGTSLVSSVPGELWSSGGPRSASYQLSPASGAGLASGSAEGDGSNSMTREKSHQTLADLKRQRAAAKLNKYPAPQPPLPSPVEEEPPVLEAEVAAPQVRQEFQGTVSTEQGASPSQVYFTPASGDPPLLKLIAPEEEQSNNKDPCCGLM from the exons ATGGCAGCAGATCACGGCGAGCTGCTGGCCGAGATGTCCACCATTGGGCGCCTAAGTGCCACTGAGCGCCTGAAGCATGCCCAGAAGCGAAGGGCGCAGCAGCTGAAGGCTTGGGCACAGATGGAGAAGGACACAGCACGAGGATCAAAGGCCAAAGCAGATAAGAAGAAGGGGCGGACCACAAGAGTGAAGTTCCCTAATGCTGTCACCCTGCTAGATGCAGCTGCACGCAATGATGTGGAAGAGG TGAGGGAGCTGTTAAACAGTGGTATCAGCCCAGATCTGGTCAACGAGGATGGACTGACAGCCCTCCATCAG TGCTGCATTGATGACTTTGTGGAGATAGTGCAGTGCCTGCTGGATGCTGGCGCCTGTGTGAATGCCAGTGACAGTGAACTGTGGACACCACTGCACGCTGCTGCCACCTGTGGACACACCGGATTAGTGCAGCTCCTGATTCAGGC TGGGGCTAACCTGATAGCTGTCAATGCGGATGGCAACATGCCCTATGACCTCTGTGAGGACGAGGCCACCCTTGAGCTGCTGGAGATGGTTATGGCTGAGCAGG ggataACTCAGGATCGTATAGATGAATGCCGAGGGGCTAAAGAGATAGGCATGCTGGCTGACATCCAGGCTCTGGTTCAGAGTGGAGTGGACTTAAACACTCAGGATAATAATGGAGCAACACTG CTCCATATAGCATCTGCTAACGGCTATGTGTCTGTGGCAGAGCTGCTGCTAGAGCACAGGGCTAAGGTGGAGGTGAAGGATTGTGATGGCTGGACGCCACTACACGCTGCCTCCTGCTGGGGACAA atCCAAATGGTGGAACTGCTGGTGGCGCATGGAGCCAGTCTAAATACAAAGTCTGTCCTGGAGGAGACACCTCTGG ATGTGTGTATGGATGACGAGGTCAGAGCCAAACTGATGGACCTGAAGCACAAACATGATGCCATCATGAAGAGCCAGGACCGGCAGAAGGGCACACTGCAAAGACGAGCATCCAGTACTGGAAGCAGAGG TAAAGTGGTGCGTCGCGTCAGTGTGAACGAACGCTCCAGTCTGTACCGGCGGGAGCACCACAAAGAGGCCATGGTGTGGCAGGAGCGCGGCCGACAGCCAGAACCACAGGACGATGATGAGGACAGACAAACGAACAATGAGCTAAACCAGCATGACACCACG GCTGCTGGCAGTGCAGCCACGTCTCGTTTAGAGGAAATAGAGACTGCAGACAGGAAAGTCATGTCCAGCCTCGGGAATGGAGGGACCTCTCTGGTCTCCTCTGTGCCTGGAGAGCTGTGGAGCAGTGGGGGTCCACGCAGCGCATCCTACCAGCTCAGTCCTGCATCTGGAGCGGGGTTAGCATCTGGGTCTGCAGAGGGCGATGGGTCAAACAGTATGACTCGAGAGAAATCCCACCAAACGCTGGCTGACCTGAAACGCCAGCGGGCAGCTGCCAAGCTCAACAAGTACCCAGCACCTCAACCACCTTTGCCCTCTCCCGTAGAGGAGGAGCCTCCTGTTTTAGAAGCAGAGGTGGCGGCTCCTCAGGTCCGGCAGGAGTTCCAAGGGACAGTTAGCACAGAGCAGGGAGCCTCCCCCAGCCAGGTGTACTTCACCCCAGCCAGCGGAGATCCTCCACTACTGAAACTTATAGCCCCTGaagaggaacagtcaaacaacAAGGACCCTTGCTGTGGACTCATGTAG